The DNA segment CAGCCCTCCAGAGTTTCCAATGTCATTGGGGCTGTTTCGCGATTTGCCGGACACCCGCTCCAGAAATCTGTTGCGAGCCATGCTGACCTGGCATCAGGTTCAGCCGCCTGACGAATGCCGTCTCAATGAGTTCGTTCGCCAACTGCGTACTACCGGGAACGACAGGCATCCGCGTATCGATCTGGCGCGGTATTCCCTCTGGTGCAAGGCCGGCCATCTTCATTTCAAGAGGCAGGATTAGTTTGGCGGCTTGTTTCCCAACGGGCTGATCGCTTGCGACAGCTCGACAGCCGAGCGGACCTGCATCTTCTCGAAAATGTGGGAGCGATGGACCTCGACGGTCCGCATCGCAATTCCAAGTTCATCGGCGATAACCTTGTTCAATTTCCCGGCCAGAATCCGTTGCATGACTTCCTGCTCGCGGTGTGTCAGTTGTGCCACTTTTTGCTCCAGCAAACGGATCGAGTTTTCCCTGATGCTCCGCTTGTTGTCTTGATCGACGGCGGCCAGAATTTTGTCTACGAGCGCATTGTCGTCATAGGGCTTTTCGATGAAGTCGAAGGCCCCGTCCTTCAGGGCCTGGACCGCCATTGGAACGTCGCCGTGCCCTGTCAGAAATATGACCGGCAGTCGGCATTGCAGCGCACGCAGCCGATCGAACAACTCGATGCCACTCATTCCCGGCATCCGTACATCCAGCAACAGGCAGCCGCACAGGTCTCGACTGGCGAAGGCGAGAAACTCCTGGGCGGATTCCCATGTCCGTGATTCAACATCACGTGACTGCAGCAACCATTTCAATGCGTCGCGGACCGCCGGATCGTCGTCGACAATGTGGGTAGTAGTACCGCTCATGTGGCAGCCAGAGGCAGCAAAATATGGAACATCGTTCCCCCTTCCGGGTTGGCCTCAAACGAGAGGCGGCCGCGATGATTTTCCACGACCGAACGACAGATTGCCAGCCCCATGCCCATGCCTTCAGCCTTTGTCGTGAACAGCGGATCAAACAGCTTGTCGGCGACGCTGGCGTCAATCCCGCAACCCTGGTCGGCAATCGTCAGTCGGGCATAGTGGTCGGCACACGCAAGCGCAACACTGATTTGGCGTTGGTCTGGCGCCGTATCGCGCATTGATTCCACCGCGTTTCGAAAGAGGTTGAAAAGTGCCTGTTCAAGCAGCACCGGATCCCCTTCGATCAGGGCTTGCGCCTGGATGTCAAGATTGATGCGGATGCCCCTGTTGCGGATATCGGTTTCCATCAAAGCCAGGGCTGCGTCAATGTGCTCCCCAAGCGAAATCAATTCGAAACGATCATTGCTGTGGCGAGCAAGGCTGTAGATACGGCGAATCACTTGCCCTGCGCGCTTCGCCTGTTCCACCGCCTTGTCCAGCGCCGGGACTACCT comes from the Sulfuritalea hydrogenivorans sk43H genome and includes:
- a CDS encoding response regulator transcription factor yields the protein MSGTTTHIVDDDPAVRDALKWLLQSRDVESRTWESAQEFLAFASRDLCGCLLLDVRMPGMSGIELFDRLRALQCRLPVIFLTGHGDVPMAVQALKDGAFDFIEKPYDDNALVDKILAAVDQDNKRSIRENSIRLLEQKVAQLTHREQEVMQRILAGKLNKVIADELGIAMRTVEVHRSHIFEKMQVRSAVELSQAISPLGNKPPN